Proteins from a single region of Acidimicrobiia bacterium:
- a CDS encoding GNAT family N-acetyltransferase, with translation MSTPLELRVVSDVAEFDRLRAPWNAACDASVDANVFLTWEWLRTWWEHFGAAAQLHVITMWERDDLVATAPLMRSRVGVGPVVGTFFESVSHDAGDYGGIVLVRREEEAVALLLGHLEEVATSRGHPVVFSRLVADSHFVEFLRRSLRGVPGIGYSEVPLDGSCPYTDATAGFDLRKAAKRHKIGQRLRRLEERHREVVFEHHTHGRLEAGLDAFLEVHRRRWAGETDRLQGLLADPASERFLLDAIRALDIVGRTRLLTLSADGRPIAVELDLEYRSRLYMLKGAFDPDYGEFSPGQLVNHRAIADALQRGITEVDFMRGGQEYKRRWANGERTLLAAMLSRRGVPGRLDRGRTRAARSLRRRHRRVRRSPAAEPTRRPETLHGERLSNE, from the coding sequence ATGAGTACCCCGCTCGAGCTGCGCGTCGTGAGCGATGTCGCGGAGTTCGATCGATTGCGCGCGCCGTGGAACGCGGCGTGCGACGCGAGCGTCGATGCCAACGTGTTCCTGACGTGGGAGTGGTTGCGGACGTGGTGGGAGCATTTCGGGGCCGCGGCGCAGTTGCACGTCATCACCATGTGGGAGCGCGACGATCTCGTGGCGACTGCCCCGTTGATGCGTTCGCGCGTGGGCGTGGGCCCCGTGGTCGGCACCTTCTTCGAGTCGGTGAGCCACGACGCGGGTGACTATGGAGGCATCGTCCTGGTGCGGCGCGAGGAGGAGGCGGTGGCGTTGCTGCTTGGCCACCTCGAGGAGGTCGCCACGAGCCGGGGACACCCGGTGGTCTTCTCGCGACTGGTGGCCGACAGTCATTTCGTCGAGTTCCTGCGCCGCAGCCTTCGCGGCGTTCCGGGGATCGGCTACTCGGAGGTGCCGCTCGACGGTTCGTGCCCGTACACGGACGCAACCGCCGGGTTCGACCTGCGCAAGGCGGCGAAGCGGCACAAGATCGGCCAGCGTCTCCGGCGGCTCGAGGAGCGACATCGAGAGGTGGTCTTCGAGCACCACACCCACGGGCGTCTGGAGGCCGGCCTCGACGCGTTCCTCGAGGTCCACCGTCGGCGGTGGGCGGGGGAGACCGATCGCCTCCAGGGTTTGCTGGCCGACCCCGCGTCGGAGCGCTTCCTCCTCGATGCCATCCGTGCCCTGGACATCGTCGGCCGCACCCGGCTCCTGACCCTCAGCGCCGACGGGCGCCCGATCGCCGTCGAGCTCGATCTGGAGTACCGCTCGCGGCTCTACATGCTCAAGGGCGCGTTCGACCCCGACTACGGCGAGTTCAGCCCCGGTCAGCTCGTGAACCATCGCGCCATCGCGGACGCGTTGCAGCGAGGGATTACCGAGGTCGACTTCATGCGCGGGGGGCAGGAATACAAACGACGATGGGCGAACGGCGAGCGCACGTTGCTCGCCGCCATGCTCTCGAGACGAGGCGTCCCTGGCCGCCTCGACCGTGGGCGGACCCGCGCCGCCCGGTCGCTCCGGCGGCGCCACCGGCGCGTCCGGCGTTCGCCGGCGGCGGAACCCACCCGGCGTCCTGAGACGCTCCACGGGGAGCGCTTGAGCAACGAGTAG
- a CDS encoding GNAT family N-acetyltransferase, with amino-acid sequence MSTPLELRVVSDVAEFDRLRAPWNAACDASVDANVFLTWEWLRTWWEHFGAAAQLHVVTLWERDELVAAAPLMRSRVGVGPVEGTLFQSVCHDAGDYGGVVLVRREEEAVALLLAHFEDVATSRRSPVLLSRLVADSRFVEHLRRRLASVPTLACTEVPLDGACPFIDFTAGFEFEKLTKKHRVTQRLRRLEERHPDVVFEHRTHECLEAGLDAFLEVHRRRWAGETDRLRGLLADPASEQFLLDAIRALDQIGRARLLTLTADGRPIAVELDLEYRARLYMLKVAFDPEFAEFSPGWLLRKRAIEDAMQRGVTEYDFMRGGQEYKRGWANGERTLVAATLTRAGLAGRSDRQRLRIARSLQRRLRLSPSGASRLGR; translated from the coding sequence ATGAGTACCCCGCTCGAGCTGCGCGTCGTGAGCGATGTCGCGGAGTTCGATCGATTGCGCGCGCCGTGGAACGCGGCGTGCGACGCGAGCGTCGATGCCAACGTGTTCCTGACGTGGGAGTGGTTGCGGACGTGGTGGGAGCATTTCGGGGCCGCGGCGCAGTTGCACGTGGTGACGCTGTGGGAGCGCGATGAGCTCGTGGCGGCGGCGCCATTGATGCGTTCGCGGGTCGGCGTGGGGCCGGTGGAGGGCACGCTGTTTCAGTCGGTGTGCCACGACGCCGGCGACTATGGCGGCGTCGTCCTGGTGCGGCGCGAGGAGGAAGCAGTGGCATTGCTGCTCGCGCACTTTGAGGACGTGGCGACGAGTCGGCGTAGCCCGGTGCTGCTCTCGCGGCTCGTGGCCGACAGCCGGTTCGTCGAGCACCTGCGACGGCGACTGGCCTCGGTGCCGACGCTCGCTTGCACGGAGGTGCCGCTCGACGGTGCATGTCCGTTCATCGACTTCACCGCCGGCTTCGAGTTCGAGAAGCTGACGAAGAAGCACCGGGTCACGCAGCGGCTCCGGCGACTCGAGGAGCGCCACCCCGACGTGGTCTTCGAGCACCGCACCCACGAGTGCCTGGAGGCCGGTCTCGATGCGTTCCTCGAGGTCCACCGTCGGCGGTGGGCGGGGGAGACCGATCGCCTCCGGGGGCTTCTGGCAGATCCGGCGTCGGAGCAGTTCCTCCTCGACGCGATCCGAGCCCTTGACCAGATCGGTCGTGCACGACTCCTGACGTTGACCGCCGACGGGCGCCCGATCGCGGTCGAGCTCGACCTGGAGTACCGCGCACGCCTCTACATGCTCAAGGTCGCGTTCGACCCGGAGTTCGCCGAGTTCAGCCCGGGCTGGCTGCTGCGCAAACGGGCGATCGAAGACGCAATGCAGCGCGGTGTCACCGAGTACGACTTCATGCGCGGCGGACAGGAGTACAAGCGAGGGTGGGCCAACGGTGAGCGGACCTTGGTTGCCGCGACACTCACGCGTGCTGGACTGGCGGGGCGATCCGACCGCCAGCGGCTTCGTATCGCCCGGTCGCTGCAACGGCGGCTCCGGCTTTCGCCGTCGGGTGCTTCGCGGTTAGGGCGGTGA
- a CDS encoding GNAT family N-acetyltransferase codes for MNRLELRVVSDVVEFDRLRAPWNAAADASVDANVFLTWEWLRTWWEHFGAAAQLHVVTLWERDELVAAAPLMRSRVGVGPVEGTLFQSVCHDAGDYGGVVLVRREEEAVALLLAHFEDVATSRRSPVLLSRLVADSRFVEHLRRRLASVPTLACTEVPLDGACPFIDFTAGFEFEKLTKKRDIPRLLRRLEERHRDLCFEHHTGARLDAGFEAFLDVHRRRWAGKTERLRGMLADAASERFLLDAIRNLDCIGRVRLLSLNAGQRPIAVELDLEYRARLYNLKVAFDPEFAEYGPGWLLRKRAIEDALQRDVTEYDFMRGGQEYKRRWANGERTLVAATLTRAGPAGRRDRQRLRVVRSLQRRLRLSPSGASRLGR; via the coding sequence GTGAACCGGCTCGAGTTGCGTGTCGTGAGCGATGTCGTGGAGTTCGATCGATTGCGCGCGCCGTGGAACGCGGCGGCCGACGCGAGCGTCGATGCCAACGTGTTCCTGACGTGGGAGTGGTTGCGGACGTGGTGGGAGCATTTCGGGGCCGCGGCGCAGTTGCACGTGGTGACGCTGTGGGAGCGCGATGAGCTCGTGGCGGCGGCGCCATTGATGCGTTCGCGGGTCGGCGTGGGGCCGGTGGAGGGCACGCTGTTTCAGTCGGTGTGCCACGACGCCGGCGACTATGGCGGCGTCGTCCTGGTGCGGCGCGAGGAGGAAGCAGTGGCATTGCTGCTCGCGCACTTTGAGGACGTGGCGACGAGTCGGCGTAGCCCGGTGCTGCTCTCGCGGCTCGTGGCCGACAGCCGGTTCGTCGAGCACCTGCGACGGCGACTGGCCTCGGTGCCGACGCTCGCTTGCACGGAGGTGCCGCTCGACGGTGCATGTCCGTTCATCGACTTCACCGCCGGCTTCGAGTTCGAGAAGCTGACGAAGAAGCGGGATATCCCGCGGCTTCTCCGGCGCCTCGAGGAGCGACATCGCGACTTGTGCTTCGAGCATCACACCGGTGCGCGTCTGGACGCCGGTTTCGAGGCATTCCTTGACGTCCACCGACGACGCTGGGCCGGAAAGACCGAGCGTCTCCGCGGCATGCTCGCCGATGCGGCGTCGGAGCGCTTCCTCCTCGATGCCATCCGGAACCTCGATTGCATCGGCCGGGTACGGCTCCTCAGCCTCAATGCCGGGCAGCGTCCGATCGCGGTCGAGCTCGACCTCGAGTACCGCGCGCGCCTCTACAACCTCAAGGTCGCGTTCGATCCTGAGTTCGCCGAGTACGGTCCCGGCTGGCTGCTGCGGAAGCGGGCGATCGAAGACGCATTGCAGCGCGATGTCACCGAGTACGACTTCATGCGCGGCGGACAGGAGTACAAGCGGCGGTGGGCCAACGGTGAGCGGACCTTGGTCGCGGCGACGCTCACGCGCGCCGGGCCGGCTGGTCGCCGGGACCGCCAGAGGCTCCGCGTCGTCCGGTCGCTGCAACGGCGGCTCCGGCTTTCGCCGTCGGGTGCTTCGCGGTTAGGGCGGTGA
- a CDS encoding GNAT family N-acetyltransferase, whose protein sequence is MSFATRARAGITRYVDNDRDALRDFQLRMFGPGSRQIDPDRSTWLFDRNPCRLPDGPGLWICRRDGAVVGQQAEIPFELKVGDRTCRAAWAIDLMVDPAWRLRGVGPALVEAQLDVNHIVGGLNISEKGYRAYLRGGWTDLGIVPVYVRPLVARRALSVSPVPERWRRPAAAVATPALAAVGAVHGSLTRLAAARLESIERFDERADDLWEVVAPRYQVLAVRDAPTLRWRWDQRPDRTRHHRFYLVRRGRVVGYAVVRFTAWSDERVALIVDYLVAPGWVVPLFTRVADHARAKGAVAVVCKTLNESADRLLRSMAFRRFQRGPDPPIRFMVRFSDGDEQLRSALSRRRSWLLTAGDSDLEWGTASPAAGGARSDDVRGSDR, encoded by the coding sequence ATGAGCTTTGCCACGCGCGCCCGCGCGGGCATCACTCGCTATGTCGACAACGATCGGGACGCGCTGCGCGACTTCCAGCTGCGGATGTTCGGACCGGGGTCACGCCAGATCGACCCCGACCGGTCCACCTGGCTGTTCGACCGGAACCCCTGTCGCTTGCCTGACGGCCCGGGCCTCTGGATCTGTCGCCGCGACGGCGCCGTGGTCGGCCAACAGGCCGAGATCCCGTTCGAGCTCAAAGTCGGCGATCGCACGTGTCGCGCGGCCTGGGCCATCGACCTGATGGTCGATCCCGCGTGGCGGCTGCGCGGCGTCGGTCCCGCGCTGGTCGAGGCCCAGCTCGACGTGAACCACATCGTGGGCGGCCTGAACATTTCCGAGAAGGGGTATCGAGCGTATCTGCGAGGGGGATGGACCGACCTCGGCATCGTTCCCGTCTACGTGCGTCCGCTTGTCGCGCGCCGTGCCCTGTCGGTCAGCCCCGTCCCGGAGCGCTGGCGCCGGCCGGCGGCTGCGGTTGCGACACCCGCCCTCGCGGCCGTCGGTGCCGTGCACGGTTCCCTTACCCGGCTGGCGGCCGCGCGGCTCGAGTCGATCGAGCGTTTCGACGAGCGAGCCGACGATCTGTGGGAGGTAGTCGCGCCTCGTTATCAGGTCCTCGCGGTGCGCGACGCCCCGACGCTGCGCTGGCGATGGGACCAGCGACCCGACCGGACCCGGCACCATCGCTTCTACCTCGTCCGGCGTGGGCGGGTGGTCGGATACGCCGTGGTTCGCTTCACGGCGTGGAGTGACGAGCGGGTGGCGCTCATCGTGGACTATCTGGTGGCGCCGGGCTGGGTCGTCCCGCTCTTCACGCGAGTCGCGGACCACGCCAGGGCGAAGGGGGCAGTGGCCGTAGTCTGCAAGACCCTCAACGAGTCGGCTGACCGACTCTTGCGCTCCATGGCGTTCCGGCGGTTCCAGCGCGGTCCCGACCCGCCCATCCGGTTCATGGTCCGCTTCTCCGATGGCGATGAGCAGTTGCGATCCGCGCTGTCGAGGCGACGGAGCTGGCTCCTCACCGCGGGCGACAGCGACCTCGAATGGGGCACCGCCAGTCCTGCGGCCGGGGGAGCCCGCTCCGACGACGTGAGAGGCTCCGACCGGTGA
- the nadE gene encoding NAD(+) synthase, with protein sequence MSTSFDRSVLDIDGARVASAIEAAMLQAVSRTLNRRGVAVGVSGGVDSAVCAALAARAFGADRVVALLMPEADTADGSTARGRALCEHFGITSVLEDIGPALAALGCYERRDEAIRRLFSDYGAGYRQKVALAEGLLDRDRVSYFTLTVESPSGDRSTRRMPTDVYLEVVAATNMKQRTRKLIEYFHAESRNYAVLGTPNRLEYELGFFVRGGDGLADLKPIAHLYKTQVYALAAYLGIPEEIRDQPPTTDTYSLPQTQEEFYFALPYAEMDLMLYAWEHRVPAVEAGRVVGLTIEQVERVFRDIVAKRHAAERGLRDALLVEHVEVSSGAS encoded by the coding sequence ATGAGCACGTCGTTCGACCGCAGTGTTCTCGACATCGATGGCGCCCGCGTGGCGTCCGCCATCGAAGCGGCGATGCTGCAGGCCGTGTCTCGCACGTTGAACCGTCGCGGGGTCGCGGTCGGCGTGAGCGGCGGCGTCGACTCGGCCGTGTGCGCCGCGCTCGCGGCACGTGCGTTCGGCGCCGATCGAGTCGTCGCCCTCCTGATGCCCGAGGCCGACACTGCCGACGGCAGCACGGCCCGGGGGCGGGCGCTCTGCGAGCACTTCGGCATCACGTCCGTTCTCGAGGACATCGGCCCCGCGCTTGCCGCGCTCGGTTGCTACGAGCGGCGTGACGAGGCGATCCGCCGTCTGTTTTCCGACTACGGAGCCGGGTACCGCCAGAAGGTCGCGCTCGCCGAGGGACTGCTCGACCGCGATCGCGTCAGCTACTTCACCCTTACCGTGGAGTCGCCCTCGGGCGACCGATCGACCCGACGCATGCCGACCGACGTGTACCTCGAAGTCGTCGCGGCAACGAACATGAAACAGCGGACGCGTAAGCTCATCGAGTACTTCCACGCGGAGTCACGCAACTATGCGGTACTCGGGACACCGAACCGACTCGAGTACGAGCTGGGGTTCTTCGTGCGGGGTGGCGACGGGCTCGCCGATCTCAAGCCCATCGCGCACCTCTACAAGACACAGGTCTACGCACTGGCGGCCTACCTCGGCATCCCCGAGGAGATTCGCGACCAACCCCCGACCACGGACACGTACAGCTTGCCCCAGACCCAGGAGGAGTTCTACTTCGCGCTGCCGTACGCGGAGATGGACCTCATGCTTTACGCGTGGGAGCATCGTGTCCCCGCGGTTGAAGCCGGACGTGTCGTCGGGCTTACCATCGAACAGGTCGAGCGGGTCTTCCGTGACATCGTGGCGAAGCGCCACGCCGCGGAACGCGGGCTGCGCGACGCGCTCCTCGTCGAGCACGTCGAAGTCTCTTCGGGAGCGTCATGA